The Bradyrhizobium sp. CCGB01 genome segment TCCGCTGCATGGGCTGCGGCCGCAAGACCCCGCGCAACGAATTCCAGGACGCGCTTGGCCGTGCCAATGCGGAATGGCTGACGCTCGACGCTGCGGACGCGCCGGACGGCGACGCCGACCTCGAGCACGCGGATTTCTCGTCGTTCAAGGTGCCAGCCTGCGAAGCCTGCGGCGGCATCCTCAAGCCTGACGTCGTGTTCTTCGGCGAGAACGTGCCCCGCGACGTCGTCGCCACCGCGCACGATCATCTGGCGCAGGCCGATGCCATGCTGATCGTCGGCTCCTCGCTGATGGTCTATTCCGGTTTCCGCTTCGTGCAGGCTGCGGCGAAACGGCAGATTCCGATCGCGGCGGTCAATCTCGGCCGCACCCGCGCCGACGATCTCCTGACGCTCAAGGTCGAGGAGCGCTGCGAAGCGGCGCTTGCATTCCTGCTCTGATCAGGCGCGACGCCGACACGTCTTGCCTATTGCATGGGTGCCAAGCAGAATAGCCGGGCGCAGCGCTTTCGCGTGCTGGATGGCACGGAAATTGCTGCGTTTTCGCCCAGGGTTCTGACGATCAGCCGGAGAATTTGGAATGCTTGAGGGAGCCGAAGTGCGGCTTGCCGTTGATATTGGTGGCACGTTCACCGACATCGTGCTGGACGTGGGCGAGGTGCGCAAAACCCGCAAGGTGCTGACGACGCCGCAGCGCCCCGAACAGGCGGTGCTGGACGGCATGCGGCTCATTCTCACCGACGCCCGCGCGCATATCAGCGACATCGACGTCTTCATTCACGGCACGACGCTCGCGACCAATGCGATCATCGAGCGGCGCGGCGCCAGGACAGCGCTGATCGCGACCGACGGCTTTCGCGACGTGCTCGATATCGGCACCGAGAGCCGCTATGATCAATATGATCTCAGCATCGACAAGCCGAAGCCGCTGACACCGCGCAGCCTGCGCTTTACCGTGCCCGAGCGCATCGATGCGCACGGCGCCGTCCGCCTCCCGCTGGACGAAGCTGCTGTCCGTGCACTCGCGCCAAAATTGCGTGAGCTGAAGGTCGAGAGCGTGGCGATCGCCTTCCTGCACTCTTACGCCAATCCCGAGCATGAGCGGCGCGCCGCCGCGATCCTCGGTGAGGAAATGCCCGGCATCTCCGTGACGGTGTCGTCTGCGGTGTGTCCGGAGATCCGCGAATATGAGCGCACGTCCACCGCGGTCGCCAACGCCTATGTGCAACCCCTGATCGACGGTTACCTCGCCCGCATGGCGGATGCCCTGCAGGTCGAGCAGTTCCGCGGCGCCATCTATCTCGTCACCTCCGGCGGCGGCGTCACCTCGATCGAGACTGCGCGGCGCTTTCCGGTGCGGCTCGTCGAGTCCGGTCCGGCCGGCGGCGCGATCTTCTCGGCGCAGATCGCAGCGCGGCTCGGCGAGAGCAAGGTGCTGTCCTTCGACATGGGCGGCACCACCGCAAAGATCTGCCTGATCGAAAAATACCAGCCCGAGACTTCGCGCGTGTTCGAGGTCGATCGTGCTGCGCGCTTCCTCAAGGGCTCCGGCCTGCCGGTGCGTATTCCCGTGATCGAGATGGTCGAGATCGGCGCCGGTGGCGGCTCGATCGCGCATGTCGATGCGATGAAGCGCGTCACCGTCGGTCCGGAGAGTGCCTCGTCGGAGCCGGGACCTGCCTGCTATGGCCGTGGCGGCCAGCGTCCCGCCGTGACGGATGCCGACGTTGCGCTCGGCATGATCGATCCCGACGCCTTTGCCGGCGGCACGATCAAGCTCAGCCCGGAGCTTTCGAAGGAGGCGCTGCTGCGCGCCGTCGGCGAGCCGCTGGGGCTGTCGGCGGAAACCGCGGCCTATGCGGTGCACGAGGTCGTCTGCGAGAACATGGCGAGTGCGGCACGCGTGCACGCGGTCGAGCGCGGTGAAATCGTCGGCCAGCACACGCTGATCGCCTTCGGCGGCGCCGCGCCGCTACATGCGGCGCGCGTCGCCGAGAAGATCGGCGTCTCCCGGGTGATCGTACCGTCGAATGCCGGCGTCGGCTCGGCGGTCGGATTCCTCGCTGCTCCCATTGCCTATGAGCTGGTGCGCAGCCGTCACGTCCGGCTCGACGATTTCGACACCGAAGCGGTCTCCGACCTCTTGCAGGAAATGGTGACTGAAGCCCGCGCGCTGGTCGAGCCGGGCGCGGCCGGTGCGCCGGTGCGCGAGCGCCGCGCCGCCTTCATGCGCTATGTCGGACAGGGCCACGAGATCACGGTCGAATTGCCGAACCGGCGGCTGACGTCGGCCGATCTCGCCGGCCTGCGCCAGAAGTTCGAGGCCGACTATTCGGCGATGTTCGAGCGGCCGATCCCGGGCGCCGCGATCGAGGTGTTGAGCTGGTCGGTGCTTGCGACCACCGAGGCGCGCAATCCGTCCACGGTCGCGGCCGTGACGCGCAAGCCTGCCGGCAAGGCCGTCGGCAGCAGAAAGTTCTTCGACGGCCGGGCGGGCGAGGTGATCGAGATCCCGCTTTATCGCCGCGAGGACATGGCGCCCGGCGCGACCATTGCCGGTCCCGCCGTGATCGCCGAGGACGAAACCTCCAC includes the following:
- a CDS encoding NAD-dependent protein deacetylase, which gives rise to MTNAPLANPPLQDFIGRHENLFVLTGAGCSTNSGIPDYRDGHGNWKRTQPVNFQAFMSEEHTRQRYWARSLIGWRRFGQARPNDAHHALARLEANGQCGMLLTQNVDRLHQSAGHRQVIDLHGRLDLVRCMGCGRKTPRNEFQDALGRANAEWLTLDAADAPDGDADLEHADFSSFKVPACEACGGILKPDVVFFGENVPRDVVATAHDHLAQADAMLIVGSSLMVYSGFRFVQAAAKRQIPIAAVNLGRTRADDLLTLKVEERCEAALAFLL
- a CDS encoding hydantoinase/oxoprolinase family protein, producing MLEGAEVRLAVDIGGTFTDIVLDVGEVRKTRKVLTTPQRPEQAVLDGMRLILTDARAHISDIDVFIHGTTLATNAIIERRGARTALIATDGFRDVLDIGTESRYDQYDLSIDKPKPLTPRSLRFTVPERIDAHGAVRLPLDEAAVRALAPKLRELKVESVAIAFLHSYANPEHERRAAAILGEEMPGISVTVSSAVCPEIREYERTSTAVANAYVQPLIDGYLARMADALQVEQFRGAIYLVTSGGGVTSIETARRFPVRLVESGPAGGAIFSAQIAARLGESKVLSFDMGGTTAKICLIEKYQPETSRVFEVDRAARFLKGSGLPVRIPVIEMVEIGAGGGSIAHVDAMKRVTVGPESASSEPGPACYGRGGQRPAVTDADVALGMIDPDAFAGGTIKLSPELSKEALLRAVGEPLGLSAETAAYAVHEVVCENMASAARVHAVERGEIVGQHTLIAFGGAAPLHAARVAEKIGVSRVIVPSNAGVGSAVGFLAAPIAYELVRSRHVRLDDFDTEAVSDLLQEMVTEARALVEPGAAGAPVRERRAAFMRYVGQGHEITVELPNRRLTSADLAGLRQKFEADYSAMFERPIPGAAIEVLSWSVLATTEARNPSTVAAVTRKPAGKAVGSRKFFDGRAGEVIEIPLYRREDMAPGATIAGPAVIAEDETSTFISTSFDAHIDGAGSIVMERKAA